A DNA window from Massilia putida contains the following coding sequences:
- a CDS encoding nucleotidyltransferase domain-containing protein → MTGLPLLIRVLRDPHAVRALDGAGWDLLLRQADAANLDAYLLVLLEDAGLLDTVPAAPRAHLEWTRVGAAGHAQAARYEVRQIGRALEGLGLPLILLKGAAYAMAGLDAGRGRLFSDIDILVPKARLPEVEAALMMHGWITTHHDAYDQRYYRQWMHELPPMQHARRGNSIDVHHAILPETAPVRPDPDKLRAAARPIAGEPQLATLSPADMVLHSAVHLFFDGEFDKGLRDLVDLHRLLGQFGAEPGFWDALPARARELELGRPLFYALRYCPRLLGTVVPPAVQAAVVSDGPNPALLWLMDRLFGRALLPLHASCDDVLSSPARFALYVRGNWLRMPPLLLAQHLFHKAFITKHNESQAA, encoded by the coding sequence ATGACGGGCCTGCCTCTCTTGATACGCGTATTGCGCGATCCGCACGCCGTGCGCGCCCTGGACGGTGCCGGCTGGGACTTGCTGCTGCGCCAGGCCGATGCCGCCAACCTCGATGCGTACCTGCTCGTGCTGCTGGAAGATGCGGGGTTGCTGGATACGGTCCCCGCCGCGCCGCGCGCGCACCTCGAGTGGACGCGCGTGGGCGCGGCCGGCCATGCCCAGGCGGCGCGCTACGAAGTCCGCCAGATCGGCCGTGCTTTGGAAGGGCTCGGATTGCCGCTGATCCTGCTCAAGGGCGCCGCGTATGCGATGGCGGGCCTGGACGCGGGCCGCGGCCGGCTGTTTTCCGACATCGACATTCTCGTGCCCAAGGCGCGCCTGCCCGAGGTCGAGGCGGCGCTCATGATGCATGGCTGGATCACGACCCACCACGACGCCTACGACCAGCGCTACTACCGGCAATGGATGCACGAGCTGCCGCCGATGCAGCACGCCCGGCGCGGCAATTCGATCGACGTGCACCACGCGATCCTGCCGGAGACGGCGCCCGTCCGTCCGGACCCGGACAAGCTGCGCGCCGCGGCCCGTCCGATCGCGGGCGAGCCGCAACTGGCCACATTGTCGCCGGCCGACATGGTGCTGCACAGTGCCGTGCACTTGTTCTTCGATGGCGAATTCGACAAGGGCTTGCGCGACCTGGTCGACTTGCACCGGCTGCTGGGCCAATTCGGCGCCGAGCCCGGCTTCTGGGACGCGTTGCCGGCGCGTGCCCGCGAGCTCGAATTGGGGCGGCCGCTGTTCTATGCGTTACGCTATTGTCCACGCCTGCTCGGCACGGTTGTCCCGCCGGCGGTGCAGGCCGCCGTGGTATCGGACGGGCCGAACCCGGCGCTGCTGTGGCTGATGGACCGGCTGTTCGGACGGGCGCTGCTGCCGCTGCATGCGAGCTGCGACGACGTGCTCAGCAGTCCGGCGCGCTTTGCGCTGTACGTGCGCGGGAACTGGCTGCGCATGCCGCCGCTGTTGCTGGCGCAGCATCTGTTTCATAAAGCGTTTATCACGAAGCACAACGAGTCGCAGGCGGCCTGA
- a CDS encoding HprK-related kinase A → MLTVGSLSRAELTARLSGDGLVLRTGPFTNRIRSDVSPLIDGLALMYADYPVEPAGGFVDFHLELQRSGGLRRWHRSQVHFTYDGTTPFQPLPLGQAYPMLEWTMNWCVSHRAHGYLIIHAAVLEKHGRAIILPAPPGSGKSTLTAALLGHGWRLLSDELTLVHLGDGVLVPLPRPVSLKNASIDIIRAFRPDAVLSRPVEETTKGTIAHLKAPQDSIARALEPAKPACIVFPRWEAGAAIALDPLPKARAFMQVADNCFNYQVLGARGFTALGALIDASDTYTFRYSSLPDAMALFERLAQGPA, encoded by the coding sequence ATGCTGACGGTCGGTTCGCTGTCGCGCGCCGAACTCACGGCGCGCCTGTCCGGCGACGGTCTCGTGTTGCGCACGGGGCCGTTCACCAACCGCATCCGCAGCGACGTATCCCCGCTGATCGACGGCCTCGCGCTGATGTATGCCGATTACCCCGTCGAGCCGGCGGGCGGCTTCGTCGATTTCCACCTCGAATTGCAGCGTTCGGGCGGCCTGCGCCGCTGGCATCGTTCCCAGGTTCATTTTACCTACGACGGCACGACGCCGTTCCAGCCGCTGCCGCTGGGGCAGGCCTATCCGATGCTGGAATGGACGATGAACTGGTGCGTCTCGCACCGCGCTCACGGCTACCTGATCATCCACGCGGCCGTACTGGAAAAACATGGCCGCGCGATTATCCTGCCGGCGCCGCCCGGCTCCGGCAAGAGCACCCTGACGGCCGCGCTGCTGGGGCACGGCTGGCGTTTGCTGTCGGACGAGCTGACCCTCGTGCACCTCGGGGACGGCGTACTGGTGCCGCTGCCGCGTCCGGTCAGTCTCAAGAACGCCTCGATCGACATCATCCGCGCCTTCCGTCCCGACGCCGTGCTGAGCCGTCCCGTGGAGGAAACAACCAAGGGGACGATCGCCCATTTGAAGGCGCCGCAGGACAGCATCGCCCGCGCCCTCGAACCGGCCAAGCCGGCCTGCATCGTATTCCCGCGCTGGGAGGCCGGCGCCGCCATCGCATTGGATCCGCTGCCCAAGGCGCGCGCCTTCATGCAGGTGGCCGACAACTGCTTCAATTACCAGGTGCTGGGCGCGCGCGGCTTCACCGCCCTCGGCGCGCTGATCGATGCCAGCGACACGTACACGTTCCGTTACAGCAGCCTGCCGGATGCGATGGCGTTGTTCGAGCGCCTCGCGCAGGGGCCGGCATGA